Within the Planctomycetaceae bacterium genome, the region CGATCGATGAGATTGAGAAAGAATGGCGAGCGGCCAATACAAAATTCTGGCCTCTGTCGTTGCTGGCCAAACGACGCGTGCAAAAGTTGCTGCAAACCTATGCGTCGTCGGGGATGGCAGAACCTGCGACAGATCTTGCCGCCATTCGCAATCTACAACAGGAAATACAGCGAATTGACGCAAGTCCTCTAGCGAATCAACCGGTTCATTGGAAAGGTCGTGATTCCGACCCGGCAAAGATGCGTAGTCACCTTGCCAAAGGCAAAGAGCTCAAGCAAGCCGTCATCGAACTGGGCAAACACACGGGCCAACTGAATGTGATCTCTCAGAAACTACATCCCGTGCTTGGAAGAGACTCGTCGTCACATCCTGTCACCTTGGCTGCGAAACAATTTCTTGCAGCGATAAACGCCTTTGCCGAGTCCGTTCGAAAATTCCGTAATGTTGCAGGCGGCTCACCGATCACGAAAGGATCTCAGTCGATCATCGAAGATGTAGAGAACCAACTGGCAACTCTGGACGCCGGCAAAAGCTCATTGCGAAAGTGGATTGAATGGCACGAGATCACGGAACGCGTCACTCGACTTGGGCTCTCGTCCTTTGTGGCAGCAATGGAATCTGGAACATTGACTCCTGAAGAAGCTCCTGCGGTTTTTCAACTGGCATACGTCCGCTGGTGGCTTCCTACCGCGATCGACAGCAGTGACGCATTGCGAAGATTTCAACGCTACAAGCATGAGGATGCGATCCGTGAGTTCCGAGACCTGGACGATGAAGCGAGAGTTGAAGCGTCTCTCACGGTTCGACGAGAACTGAAACATCAACTGCCCGATCCGAACACGGTCCCGCGACAATCCGAATTGGGGATCCTGCGGCATCAGGCTCAACTTCAGCGGCCAAGCAAAACCATCCGAGAGCTTATCCGGAGTATGCCGACAAGCTTCGGAAAGCTCGCCCTGTCTTCTGATGTCTCCCTTTCGATCGCCCAGTACCTGCCGCCCGATCAGGCGATCTTTGATGTTGTCATTTTTGACGAGGCATCTCAGATCACTACGTGGGATGCCATCGGCGCTATCGCGCGAGGACGACAGACAATCATCGTGGGCGACCCAAAACAGTTGCCGCCGACCAACTTCTTCGGGCGTACTGAAGATGACGCGAGCAACGATGAAATGGAAGATCACGAGAAGGATCTGGAGAGCATTCTTGACGAGGTGAAGGCGTCTGGAATCCCCACGATGCAACTCAACTGGCACTATCGTAGTAGTCACGAATCACTCATCGCGTTTTCGAATTATCACTACTACGGAAACGAACTGATCACTTTTCCGTCTGCGGTCACTGCAGATTTAGGTGTTTCGCTGAAGTACCAGCCCAAGGGTTCTTTTGATCGAGGGAGAAGTCGCACGAATCGAGAAGAAGCTCGCGCGATTGTGTCCGACGCGGTCGGGCGTATGAAACGCTGGATGAAATTGACTGCGGAGGAGCGGCCTACGCTGGGTGTCATTACATTCAATAGCCAGCAGCAATCGCTGGTTATGGATCTGTTCGATCAGGCGCGCCGCAACGCGCCGGAGATTGAGTGGTTCTTTGACGATTCGCGCATCGAACCGACTGTCGTGAAAAACCTGGAGAATGTTCAGGGCGACGAGCGGGATGTGATGCTCTTTTCCATTGCGTTTGGTCCAGACGCAACAGGAAAGATTTCGCTCAACTTTGGAGCACTCAATCGAGCGGGCGGCGAACGGCGACTGAATGTGGCCGTCACTCGCGCCCGTAAGGAGTTGGTTGTCTATTCGTCGTTTCGAGCAGACCAGCTAAATGCCGACGGAGCCAAGCACATTGGTGTTCGCCATCTCAAGGAATTTCTGGACTATGCCGAACGCGGTCCCGTGGCGCTGCATGGTCAAGCCAAAGGTTCTATGGGAGGATTTGATTCACCGTTCGAAGAAGCTGTTTCGGAACAATTGCAATCTCGAGGTTGGCAAGTTGTTTCGCAGATCGGCGTTTCAGCGTTCCGAATCGATCTTGGAGTTGTCCATCCTGACAAACCAGGTACGTACCTGGCCGGGATTGAATGCGACGGCGCGACCTATCATCGATCGGCAACCGCTCAAGATCGCGATAAGATTCGAGAGCAGGTTCTACGACACCTCGGCTGGGAGATCGTGCGAATCTGGTCCACCGACTGGTGGGCGGACAGCGACGCAGCCGCCGAACGATTGCACATAGCGCTTACGGACCTCCTGGGGCGTAAACGCGAGAACGACCGACTGCGAGATGAGCAGGAAGCTGCCGAGCAAACAGAGTCAGAGTGGACTGACGACGAAGTCAGCTCGACTGAAGAGGTTCCCGAAGAAGAACCAGTAAGTGAGATTCAACATGATACGGACCGCCTGGTTCGCTATCGCCCGTTCGACGGCGACGGCTTTACAATCCAACCAGAAGCGTTCTTCGACAAAGACTACACCGAAACTCTGAAAGCCCTGACGCTGGCGGCTCTGGAAAAGGAATCTCCTATCCGGGAAGACATCCTCTGTCAGCGAATTGCCCGACTGCACAACATTAGCCGAACGACCAGCAGAGTGCGTGATCGTGTCTTGTTTCTGATTCCACAGGTTGCATCCACCGACGAATCGTCTGGTCGATTCTTGTGGTATCCTGGCACTCCGATTGAAACAACCGACTATAGACATCCCGACACGGAAGAAAGTCGGCGCTCGGTAGACCAAATCTCATTGGCAGAACTTTGTGACTTTGCGATCAGTCATAATGATATTCTGAAGGAATCTAATTCCGCCGTTGGACTGGCAAGGAAACTTGGTATCGCGAGGTTAAGCGCTTCGGCAAGAGACCGACTTCAGGAAGCAGTCAACCGAGCTGCTGAACTCTTTGTCGAACGAAGTCAAATTTAGCCTAGAGACATTTCTCCGCCAAACCAGACGCGACTTGGTTGTCGACGGGCTGGTTGATACAAGTGCCATATACACAGATGGAAAGGGAGCATATCTGACGTACGAAAATGCGCTAGATCTTTTCCAAACGGAATGACATACGAAGCTCAGTTTAGTAAGCCTGGATGTACTACTGGTGTCTGTAGACTGTGCTTGCTAACTGGTTGTGTGGATGTGGTTCTAAATGAAGCGAAGACGTGTCTTAACGGTGGCTATTGCAATATGCTGCATGTTGCTGTTCATTCTATATGCTTCTCTGCTACTTGACCACAATCGGTGGCACATCGAACAGCGTGCTGTGGAAGCGAGTATCGAAAGCCTGCGCAGCAGAGTGCCACACGGTTGTCCACCGAATGCCTGGTCAAACGCCGTTGGCAGGCTCGATGCTGTCTTTTCGAACGTTATCTATAATGAGGACGATCTATCTTTAGACGGCCTAATTGAACTGAAATTAGATCTTCAGCATCAGCTTGAAGAGGGCAAGGTGGACCCCGCCTTGCTCACTGCCATCTTTAATCGCATATGTAACTGTAATGATGTAACGCGAGCGGAAGGTCGTCGGCATCAAAAGGACTTCAATGAGTATTTGGACCTCTGCAGAAGGAGTCGCGATAAGGGGACACTCTGAATTGTTGAGAGAGTGGGATTCTTCGACTTAACGATTACCGGGTCCAATTCGGGACAATTGCGTAGTCGGTGTCGCACCAGTGACCAGTCAGTTGACGGGAGCCGATCATACAGGTCTGACGGACGAATCGTTCTGGTATGACAGCAACGGCAACCGTCTGACGAGCGGGTCGACGGTGACTTATTCCACCGATGATCACAACCGCATTCTGTCCGACGGAACATTCACGTACGCTTACGATGCGGAAGGCAATCGGATATCGAAGACGGAGATCTCCACCGGCGAGGTGGTGGAATACTCGTGGAGCCATGTGAATCAGTTAACGGCGTTGACGTACAAAGACGCGAACAACACCGTGACAAAGTCGGTGACATATCGTTACGATGCTCTGGGGCGACGCATTGGCAAGAGCGTTGACGAAACGGGAGACGGCATCGTGGATCGCAGCGAGACCTACATCTATGACGGGGCCGGCTTATTGGCCGATGCATTGGGATCGATTCACATCAGCGGCCCGAATGGCGAAACGAGGATGAACAACGGAAGGATGAACAACGGGGCCATCCACCTGATGTTGTCCTGGTGAGGCGGAATGTTTAGAGTTCTGTTGCTG harbors:
- a CDS encoding DUF3320 domain-containing protein, which translates into the protein MPSVARSRVWHIDRIEPEEELEIFDRKIDLEPQYLSGLNEAELGRVDLCLVAADEELARVSFDIRVLARDEWGGFASGPELLAAFVMPNDPAVARLMKKAGDTLGQHGHSTALDGYQSRDLRRAYMLAAAAWSAVAAEKLTYSNPPSSFEKSGQKTRRPSVVLQNGLATCLDSTLLFASLIEGIGLNSVIVFQQGHCFAGVWLADTTLKHLIETDVSEVRKAITAKELIVFETTLITQSPPARFQDAQATAVKSLNRENDARFVAAVDIARARLAQIRPLASHESNENQPTVADNHDSGTVPLPKVPDLPDHRRIDQPEELPTTPRGRIERWQSKLLDLSLRNRLLSFKDSKQVVPFVCPDVPQLEDALASGKKVRLISLPEENPVGERDEALHQRANRKDLNTEFARLALARNELASPLSKKELDGRLIELYRKTKNDLAEGGSNTLFLAAGFLSWRRAADNAVSYQAPLLLVPVKLVRATAASPFCLASHEDDVCFNATLIQMLKKDFGCDLTALESNLPTDQNGVDVSQVFEMVRRAVRQVPGFEVVDETALSTFTFAKYLMWKDLTDRLEQLTQNRVVRHLVQNPDKEFQPAVSTPFPRNRDIDRKYPPGQLVHPLPADSSQLAAIAAADAGHDFVLIGPPGTGKSQTIANLIANCLASRKTVLFVAEKTAALDVVYRRLKNHGLGDYCLELHSNKAERKSFLTQLTDAWKANEYSNADRWLEISDRMRIRRDQLNVYVDALHEEHSNGWSVFRAMGVSVKGGSSTVVPQIDWPPTIKHDKSKYQELVRSIEELSLTRKEVGAIQKPPFLTIREWSAVREKELFQEAAILRKAVAHLRHTLHAFAYGIGVADVSDSSSDKLQVYSKVAKELIATATENFGIIFHKHFAQLSMHVDSLESSIRVLQKETALLKAEYSETVLMEIPIDEIEKEWRAANTKFWPLSLLAKRRVQKLLQTYASSGMAEPATDLAAIRNLQQEIQRIDASPLANQPVHWKGRDSDPAKMRSHLAKGKELKQAVIELGKHTGQLNVISQKLHPVLGRDSSSHPVTLAAKQFLAAINAFAESVRKFRNVAGGSPITKGSQSIIEDVENQLATLDAGKSSLRKWIEWHEITERVTRLGLSSFVAAMESGTLTPEEAPAVFQLAYVRWWLPTAIDSSDALRRFQRYKHEDAIREFRDLDDEARVEASLTVRRELKHQLPDPNTVPRQSELGILRHQAQLQRPSKTIRELIRSMPTSFGKLALSSDVSLSIAQYLPPDQAIFDVVIFDEASQITTWDAIGAIARGRQTIIVGDPKQLPPTNFFGRTEDDASNDEMEDHEKDLESILDEVKASGIPTMQLNWHYRSSHESLIAFSNYHYYGNELITFPSAVTADLGVSLKYQPKGSFDRGRSRTNREEARAIVSDAVGRMKRWMKLTAEERPTLGVITFNSQQQSLVMDLFDQARRNAPEIEWFFDDSRIEPTVVKNLENVQGDERDVMLFSIAFGPDATGKISLNFGALNRAGGERRLNVAVTRARKELVVYSSFRADQLNADGAKHIGVRHLKEFLDYAERGPVALHGQAKGSMGGFDSPFEEAVSEQLQSRGWQVVSQIGVSAFRIDLGVVHPDKPGTYLAGIECDGATYHRSATAQDRDKIREQVLRHLGWEIVRIWSTDWWADSDAAAERLHIALTDLLGRKRENDRLRDEQEAAEQTESEWTDDEVSSTEEVPEEEPVSEIQHDTDRLVRYRPFDGDGFTIQPEAFFDKDYTETLKALTLAALEKESPIREDILCQRIARLHNISRTTSRVRDRVLFLIPQVASTDESSGRFLWYPGTPIETTDYRHPDTEESRRSVDQISLAELCDFAISHNDILKESNSAVGLARKLGIARLSASARDRLQEAVNRAAELFVERSQI